Proteins co-encoded in one Arachis hypogaea cultivar Tifrunner chromosome 13, arahy.Tifrunner.gnm2.J5K5, whole genome shotgun sequence genomic window:
- the LOC140177423 gene encoding auxin-induced protein X10A-like: MGFRIPGIRRASISTTQAASKGSEVPRGYLAVYIGDKMKRFIIPISYLNQPLFQELLSQAEEEFGYDHPIGGLRIPCLEDEFLKLTSLWKEL, from the coding sequence ATGGGTTTCCGCATACCAGGTATTAGAAGGGCATCAATTAGTACAACTCAAGCAGCTTCAAAGGGGAGTGAAGTCCCAAGAGGCTATCTTGCAGTCTACATTGGAGATAAAATGAAGCGGTTCATAATTCCTATCTCATACTTGAACCAACCATTGTTTCAAGAATTACTAAGTCAGGCAGAAGAAGAATTTGGGTATGATCATCCAATTGGTGGTCTTAGAATTCCATGCCTTGAGGATGAGTTCCTAAAGCTCACCTCTCTCTGGAAGGAGTTGTAA